The genomic DNA GACATGTTCGGCAGAAGGGTTCTATACTTATTGGGAATTCTGATCTTCGTATTGGGCTCGGGGCTGTGCGCTACTGCCACTACTATGCAGCAACTGGTGCTATACCGCGGCCTGCAAGGCCTGGGAGGCGGCATGATCATGCCTTTGTCCCAGACGATCATAGGGGATATCTTCTCGGCGGAGCAACGGGCCAAATGGCAGGGCGTATTCGGAGGCCTGTTCGCCTTAAGTTCCATCGTTGGACCGTTTATCGGTGGCTTCCTTGTGGATCACGTCAGCTGGCACTGGATTTTCTTAATTAACGTACCTTTTGGCTTGTTGTCCGGCATTCTGATTTTTGCTGGATTGAAGAGGGAAAAAGCGGCAGGCACCACCGATGCTCCAATCGACTACTTGGGTATTGCCGTATTTGTTCCGGCACTGGTTCTGCTGCTGATTGGACTAACTTTCGGGGGAGATAAATTTGCATGGGATTCTGCCGCCAGCTACAGTATTTTCGGTTCATCCGCCGTTTTGTACATTCTGTTCGGCTTGGTGGAACGCCGGGCCAAAGAACCGATTCTCGATCTTAAGCTGTTCCAAAACCGCGTATTCGCCGTTTCGAACGTTCTGGGTTTCCTGCTGGGTCTGGGCATGTTCGGCGCAATCATGTTCGTTCCGATGTTCATGCAGGCCATCATGGGAGTATCGCCGACGAAAGCTGGCTCTACGATGACTCCTATGATGATCTCCCTGATCGCCGCAAGCATAATCGGTTCTCAGATCCTTCTGCGCACCCGGTATCGGAATGTGCTGGTTGCGGGGATGCTGATTACTTCGCTGGGATTTTATCTGATGAGCACCATGGGTGTGGACACTTCCTTGTTTATCACTTACCTTTATATGATCATTCTCGGAATCGGCATGGGTCTCGTCATGCCAACATTGACTATTGTGGTTCAGGAAGCCTTCCCGAAAAGCCAGCTCGGCACCGTAACCTCGGCCGCCGCCTTCTTCCGGTCCATCGGGGGTACCATTGGGGTCACGCTGTTTAACGTGGTGATGAACCACAGCATTAATGACAATATGAAGCAGGTGCTCTCAGATCCGGATGTCGCTTCCAACCAGGCTGTCCACTTGGTATTGGCAAAGCTTGCGGAGAACACCGACAGTCTATTCGGCGTGATGATCGCCCCAAGAGCACTGAAGATGCCGGAGGAGCTTACCAAACAGATCGTCGGTTACGTGAAGCACGCTTGGACCGATTCCTTCAGCTTCGTCTTCATTGTCGGATTGAGCATTATCGCTCTCGGCGTCCTGACAGCTTCCTTTGTCGGCGGCGGTCGAATTCAGCGGGATAAGGAGAAGAAAGAGGTCTATGCTGCTACAAAATAAAGGTTGAGCAACATGATATAAGACGGAATAGAAAAACAGCTTTGATTGATTTTTTTAGAGGTCTTATTACTCAAACGGGCGCATTCCTGTAGGAACGCGCCTTTTTTACTTTTGGGCTATTTTATGGAATAAGGATTATTGAGCCAAGCGAGGTATAAAGTTTAAGAGACATCATTTGATTTGAAAGCCCAGTCATTATTTATTATTTAAACAATTGATGTTAATTTAGCCTTCTGAACTACTGGCAAAACGACTTTAATGATCGTTCCTGTATTTACGATGCTGGAGATTTCGATTTGTCCCCCGTTATCTTCAATAATTTTTTTACATAAGGGCATTCCAATTCCGGTTCCATTTTCTTTTGTTGAGTAAAAAGGAAGAAACAAGCTTTCCAGTGTTTCCTTGCTCATTCCGCATCCATTATCTTCGATAAAAATAACTGCATGGTCCTCACGTACTTTTGTTGCAATATGAATGCATCCTTGCACGCCATCTTTTCGGTCACTGAGTGCTTCGATCGCATTGTTCAAGATATTTGTTAAAATGTGTTTTAATTGCTTATCCTCCAATTGCAGAACAGTATCATGATCATCATAGTCAACTGTAATATTAATATTTCTTAAGATAGCTTCACTCTTATATAAAATGACTACATCCCTAATAATCTTATTTAAATGAGCAGGCTGTTTCATTCGATCGTTTGGTTTTGCATTATTTAAAAATTCAAAAATAATTTCATTTGTCCGATTAATTTCCTCAAGGGCAACATCGGCGTAATATTCCTTGCCTATTTCCGATAAATATGGTTTTAGCAGCTGGATAAATCCTTTTACAGCTGTAAGCGGATTCCTTATTTCATGCACGATCCCGGCAGCCAGCTTACCAATTGACGCGAAATAATCGTTATTTGGAAGAACTTCTGTTATTACTTGAATATTCATTTCATTGTCTTGTTTTTGGCATAAAGGGTCAACTTGCAATCGTTCGTCTGAGTCAATTTCATTAGGAAAGCAAAATAGATGCAATTCTTCGTCTGATGGTAATTTATATAGGCGTACTGAACATGCTTTCAAATTTTTCTTTAGCATACATATGTTTAAATGAGGAGAGTCATTGATGTCAGATAAGAAATCTTTTAATTTCTTTCGTGAAGATTCGACAGCAAGGTTAAGAAAATTTTTCTTAAAAGAAAACTCTTCAATGGCTTTGTTTGATTGAAAAAGAATCTTGAAGTTTCGATCGATGACAAAATACGGAAAAGGCAAATTTTTCAACAGGTTAATATTTAATGTCATACCAAATCATCCTTGTCTCAAAATTCTGACTCTTGCAGTTAATGGCATGTTCATATTCACATCAATTACAAGAACCTGCTTCATTATATTTCGAGTTATTGCTAAATATGTCACTTTGGAAAGAAAATTAGAAAATAAAGTCTAGAATAAGATGGAAATAACACACTTTTTTATATATTTTAGCAATAAAAACCATTTTTTATCAATAATTATCGAAAAATATTTTTTAAAAATTCAAATAACTGTTTTGTGAATTTCAAAAAAGAAGAAAAGAAAAAAGGACTGCTTCAACAGTCCTATTATTACAACCATTTAACTTTTGGTTCGGTTTTGTTCATAATTCGCTTAATATTTGCCCGGTGGCGGTAAAAGACAAAAGAAGATAGAATCAACACAACGATGATGAGGGGAATGTCCCCGTCTATGAAAGAATAAATGATCGCTGTAACGGCTGCTAAGATAGAAGAAAGGGAAACGTACTTTGTAATAAATAAGCTGATGAAAAAAGCCGCTAAAACGATTAAAAACATAATTGGTGCATAATACAACAGCACCCCGCCGGATGTAGCAACCGCTTTGCCGCCTCTAAAGCCTGCAAATACAGGATACATATGGCCGATTACGGCAAAAACACCAGCTGCAAGTTCATGAAAATCTGAACCAAAGAAATGAGGCAAGGATGCTGCTAATGTGCCCTTTAAAATATCTGCAATGGTAACTGCAAGTCCCGCTTTAACCCCCAGAGTGCGAAATGTGTTAGTTCCCCCGAGGTTTCCGCTGCCATGCTCCCGAATATCGACTCCGTAAAATACCTTTCCAACAATTAATCCTGAAGGAATGGATCCGAGCAAATAAGCGAGAATAACAATGAGTCCATACACTGCCATGAAAACTTCTCCTTCAACATTGTCTGTAGTGTTTCTATTGTAACATGGACAAAGCTCTAGAAAAACATTTTATTATTGGGGCCAGTCCCGCTCTGTGTTATCGCTTTAATGCAACGAGGGCCCGTCCCAATGTATTTGCACAACATATGATTATCATTTTGGCATCTGATTCATACAGGAAAACCACTTCTATTTCTTTGTAATTTTCTTCAGGGGACAAATTACTTTAATACTCAAAAACTATGTAAGGTTATCTAACAAAATTATGGCATGTATTC from Bacillus methanolicus MGA3 includes the following:
- a CDS encoding MDR family MFS transporter, translated to MFFSALEQTVVGTAMPTIVSELNGFSIFAWVTTAYLITSTTVVPIVGKLSDMFGRRVLYLLGILIFVLGSGLCATATTMQQLVLYRGLQGLGGGMIMPLSQTIIGDIFSAEQRAKWQGVFGGLFALSSIVGPFIGGFLVDHVSWHWIFLINVPFGLLSGILIFAGLKREKAAGTTDAPIDYLGIAVFVPALVLLLIGLTFGGDKFAWDSAASYSIFGSSAVLYILFGLVERRAKEPILDLKLFQNRVFAVSNVLGFLLGLGMFGAIMFVPMFMQAIMGVSPTKAGSTMTPMMISLIAASIIGSQILLRTRYRNVLVAGMLITSLGFYLMSTMGVDTSLFITYLYMIILGIGMGLVMPTLTIVVQEAFPKSQLGTVTSAAAFFRSIGGTIGVTLFNVVMNHSINDNMKQVLSDPDVASNQAVHLVLAKLAENTDSLFGVMIAPRALKMPEELTKQIVGYVKHAWTDSFSFVFIVGLSIIALGVLTASFVGGGRIQRDKEKKEVYAATK
- a CDS encoding ATP-binding protein, whose product is MTLNINLLKNLPFPYFVIDRNFKILFQSNKAIEEFSFKKNFLNLAVESSRKKLKDFLSDINDSPHLNICMLKKNLKACSVRLYKLPSDEELHLFCFPNEIDSDERLQVDPLCQKQDNEMNIQVITEVLPNNDYFASIGKLAAGIVHEIRNPLTAVKGFIQLLKPYLSEIGKEYYADVALEEINRTNEIIFEFLNNAKPNDRMKQPAHLNKIIRDVVILYKSEAILRNINITVDYDDHDTVLQLEDKQLKHILTNILNNAIEALSDRKDGVQGCIHIATKVREDHAVIFIEDNGCGMSKETLESLFLPFYSTKENGTGIGMPLCKKIIEDNGGQIEISSIVNTGTIIKVVLPVVQKAKLTSIV
- the plsY gene encoding glycerol-3-phosphate 1-O-acyltransferase PlsY, encoding MAVYGLIVILAYLLGSIPSGLIVGKVFYGVDIREHGSGNLGGTNTFRTLGVKAGLAVTIADILKGTLAASLPHFFGSDFHELAAGVFAVIGHMYPVFAGFRGGKAVATSGGVLLYYAPIMFLIVLAAFFISLFITKYVSLSSILAAVTAIIYSFIDGDIPLIIVVLILSSFVFYRHRANIKRIMNKTEPKVKWL